The window accctaagtggaggcatctaggttttaacaacatgtaagcataagaacttcatatcatatcataaagaaaatcatgagcatattatatttggttttaagctttcccaagcctttaatcttatcatggccgaaaccctaagtggaggcatctaggttttaacaacatgtaagcataagaacttcatatcatatcataaagaaaaaacCATGAGCATACTATATTTGATTTCAAGTTTTTCTTAAGTTTTCTTTCATGCTttagtggccgaaagtttcaagaagaaaccttaggttttcttttcttctctcttttttttatacaatctaaactcatggaagacatatgaacaacttgtaccacaggtgaggggatactcacaacttcttgcttagttttttttcttaaaagaaagtactcttgtgaagaggaagaagaagcttctcttcctagttctccctttttcttctcttgcttgtaaggggtagatcttgaggactccttcttgtgaattagttttcttaggaagaAAACTTGACTTGGATTTGAAAATGGGAGAGGGAGGAgctctaggtctcggtggaggaataaggagaaagaaggaggaggaagaagaaggaggaagaagtagccaacatttctttcccttctcttctcttattcctatttatccttaatgaggaataaaaagaaaagagaatgtctcaattcatccccttgactcctctattccctcaccctcttcattcccacgaaaatggtaagaggaagaagaaaaaggcaatttgtccttttgcttgcttcttctcttaaccaagaggaagaggaggaaagctacttgattttctcttgctcccttacttaatcgtactcttgcttttaactacaatttccattctttgctattcatatatcattcatgtctctagtggttatcataccaatttagctttatctattgtgagaggttcaaggttcaaaccttaactcctctctctttttatttctttttggttctattttttttttcttttattctcaaagagaatacccatatgtatagcttaaataattcgtgggtgttacaacttAAGTATCGGAGGGCTTGCGCCGGGGACTTTTTTCCTAGTTTATGGTCTCTAACAtttcgtgtgcttgtctgagtgtgtgcagagcctaagtatcgccagtttcatcaccgCCATCCTTCAGTCCTACGTGGGGTCTATTTTCCTGGGCGCATACGTAGGGGTTTCCAAGTCGCCTCTCCGTCAACGCCAGTGACATCTCAGTCGGatttcgtctgactcagatttcggacatgatcaatatcCATTGAGAAAGTCAACAGATACAAGAGCGAGcacttttataaaatttaaaatatatatataagatggTTGGTTACGACTTGGTTCGAGTCGAGTGGAGGTTAGAAGTTGTGGTGAGCCATAAAGCTATCACGGGTCACTAGAAAGGGAGTTGAGTCTAGGAATGGATAACAACTTCATGGACCTTCCGTTTTAAGGTTTGGAGTTTATATGAGATATATCAGCTCTAGATAAAACTCATCTCATATTTCCGCATGATTACTGCATATATTAGATTTGTGTTATGTTTAATGCGTAACTTAAATTTAGAAGTATTTTAGAGGATACTTCTTGTATATAATTTGAGGAATGTGATTGCTTGTGACTAATTATACGGATTATCGCTAGATATGTATTCATATTGAatggataaattttttttatagatcaTCCATCCGTCATCGGGTAAATCCAAACAATATAGAAGGATTATGAGGAACTGTCCAATACTAACAGTGGTTCGAATACTGTAACACccctaattttgattttttttttacaattcgtATAAATGTAACTgcagatgtcacttgttaatatcacttgtgttaggatcggttgagctagaggggggggagtgaatggctcacttcgttttcttgatctttgattttgcacagcggaaacttgaagccaatgctaactccggtatttacttggtatccacctcctcaaggaggtgactagtccaaggatccacgccacTCACCACACTTCCACTAtccaaaaaccctccttctcggaatcacaccgaaggtggagaaaccttacaacacttacaatacttcctctccaaaaggaaatagctcacactcactacaatgaggaagagaagagatttaCACTTGAAATAGCTTCTTCCTTGTGGCGTGAGATTTGAAAGCTTGGAGAGATTGAGAGCTTTTACTTCCAATGCTTGAGAGATCCTAAGCACTTCAAGGATTATTCACACCAGAGCAATAGAATAGTATTTTTCGTTGATTGGTGCTTATTCCCCTTTCTTCCAGTGTTTTAAACAtcaagaaaactagccgtttctcacgctgtcgtcgccgtgaatcgattgagattatgtcccaatcgattcacaagtatccgttggagtccatcgcgtcaagatcaacggtgcagattcttttatttgacttggatagATTGGGGCagagtttgaatcgattcagccgcttgctcatgaaatcgcagctttgtggatcgatcagtcgatcgattcaataccttgaatcgatcggttgatcgattcaggatgattctgtgcttcgcacaaaatgttcacggatcgatcgaccgatcgattcaataccttgaatcgatcggttgattgatttaGGATGATTCTGTGAATCGCACAGAAAGTTCACGGATCGATCGTCCGATCAATTCaatgccttgaatcgatcggctgatggattcagaagggttctgtgcttcgcgcagatCCTTTCCGATCAATCTGCTGatcgattgacttaccttcaatcgatcaatcgatcgattcaaaggcattctgcctcacagccatgtctgaatcgattcaccAATCGATCTCTGATAGTGAGCCTAACACACATATAATCTTGTGACCTGCAGgagcttcttttgccaagaatccggtccccgaccttctcggacttctcttgcatctggtcttctgacctgcaagaaacctttttaccaagaatccagtcctcgaccttcttggacttctcttgcatctggtcttccgacctgcaagaaactcctcctgcaagctcacaatgcatgttagttccaacgtattaatctaaacttaaataattgtcaacatatTGAAACtttcagggcatgattgcaccaacaatcttcccctttttgatgtttggcaatctatttaagtttaggctaactTCCAAAATATCATAATGATACAATGATAGATAATGATTGCAACAACGCTGAAAATCAtctaaattaaacataagcaataaACATGAACATATTTAAGCagtaagtttgattttaattatctTAAGCGTAAACTTCAacatatatctccccctttgtcaaaaataaaaaaaaaaaacagagctccccctcaataagtgcacGAGGCAAATACGATAAATCCTAGGGGtgctccccctaaaacacatATATCCACAGAATAGAACAACATTGAAATagagacatatatatataaacaatatGAAATACATCATAAGAAgtatatcatacattcaaaaAGAGACGAAGTTCATACATGGACTCCATAACAACAACCATCCATATATCATACAATAACATGTCATAGCGGGACATAGAACTCGATAAGATCATCACCCGAAGGAGGAGGATCAGCAACAGCAACAGGAGGAGGAGACGAAGTAGTAGCTGGAGCAGGAACCGCCTCAGTGTCAGCACCAGCAGCATCCTCAGCCTGGGGAACGGGAGCAGTGGAGGGGGCAGACTGAGACGTATTACCCGTCACCCAGGAGCTCACTAAATCCACTAATGTATCCATGgtcgcctgcatcgaagtctgTCAATGGACCATGGTCTCCATCATGGAACGCAGGTCGGCTACCTCCATGGACAGCTCCTCCAGTCGAGTGTCGACAGTCTCCTCGAATGTCGGAGAAGCCGGCTTGGGAATATCCTCCTCAGCATCATCCGCCGCAGGGACCaaggcctgtgcatcccccctgtggcgagcccggggtccctcaccaaaagcacggccatcgatccatcgaactccagctggaccaccaatcaagcccgtcttcttgaaagagcgggaagaaatccgagaataagccacGGTCATGTGCTCCAGCCGTCACCGAGAGACATCTATCTTCTGGGACTCCAaccaatctgtgataagatgcaTGAAAGGCATATGTATCGTCTGCGCATGGGctgggtaaaatgaatgatgcaatgaaagatgttcagagcgatgttgatgtcaagCGAATGACGAATGGCATAGAGGGCGAACATGTGAGGAGGACGTAGAGCGGCTAAGGCACGAGAGACAATGGGGAAAAGGcagttgatgatcactttaaacaagGCATTATTTTCAGCCGACAACTCAAGCGAAGAAAATTTTGTGATTTGAGCATTtggcccatccggacgaggacgaccaaagaggaattgatgcatggatgcaatgctaatatgctcaaaaggtggaggctgctcatcgggaagattgggataaaagacaaaatcattgttTGAGGGTAGACATTCAAGATAAGATCGAAGAATCTCATAGGAGAAGTCCAAGCTCCGTTTCACAACACGAGTGTgataatttacaccatctgaagtgtgtaaattattataaaatttggaGACAAGACTTACATTGATATCCCTCTCACAGGTCAACAAAGAGTCAAGTTTATAGTGCTTGAAACggttataggtatcaaaacagGATGTCCTATAGTATTGCAAATCAATGGATCTAGGGGTTATGAGTTTGAAGGCGTGTTTGCTAAAGGCGTGCTGCATTACAGCATTTGGAAATCTCGGATCAGTaggaggttgaggacgtgaggaaggtacagacgatccttcgcccgattcacgaaccttttgtttctttctgtgggatagaaAACAAATACAAGAGATGCACACGGTTTGACAGTGAACGGGAAGGATATGCAAAAATTCAAGGGAAATGCAgataatgcaatgcatgagggataatgcaatgcacAAAGACACACAAGAACCATATAGATTAGGTCAAAAATAGGAGCAAAAAGAACAACAAAGAGTAGAGCAAAGAAAttacttagggttagggtttggagTCCGCATGTTGTGTGAGGCCGCGGAGACGAGGAAAAGAGCTGCCCAGTGCGTCGAGAGAGAACTGGAAGAGAAGTGGAAGAGCTCCCCTTCGCCGGAGAAGCACGCCGGAGTGAATGATCGAGGCAGACGAAATAGTCGCCTGGGAAGTCGCCTAGGGCAAGATAGCGTCGagagagagaaaatgaagagatagaataagtggatcgattcaaatctaagggtttaagacgggttttaaggtctcgatcgatcgaccgatcgattgagagtaagtgaatcgatcagtcgatcgattcacaacGCTTCTGTTGAGAATGAGAAcaagcgtctcaatcgatccaacgatcgattcaaacgagatgaatcgatccatggatcgattaaaATGCCTTCTGTGAAAATCGAATAACGttgtccaatcgatccattgatcgattgaaatgatctgaatcgatccattgatcgattcagatgccttctggaAGAATTCGAGTACACGTTCGGTAGTTAAACGAAAAAGCGTCGTAATCGATCCATTTATCGATCCAaacgatctgaatcgatccattgatcgattcagacaatctgaatcgatccattgatcgattcaaatgCTCTCTGGAGTGAAACgtgaacctcccaatcgatcgaccgatcgattgggaagtctgatattTCTGCATTTCTGAAAATCTCTCAGATCCAAGATTTGGAAATGCACAAATAATTGTATAttcctctaaaaatcatgaaatttggtgtAAACACTATTCATAtctcatattatcaaggaaaaataaaggttGACAAAAAGTGACAACCTTAATCGATATGTTTCCATCCCACTTAATgtgttgttattttaaaaaatataaaatatcaatCATGTGGCATACATTTTTACTGAATCAAAACGCATGATCATTCAAACATAAACTTTGCTTGCCAGATCTTTAAATTTAGATGCATTTTAATCGATATGAAGCATCTCATTAATtgatatctttttattttttttaattggcataaaatATTCAAATCTTCGAATTCATTAATGATGATTAATTAGGctttattaaatttttcattgacTACTAAAATAAATCAAGAAATCTTAATAGAGACCTATTAAAATAGtccatctatatatatataattatttttaaattatgagAAAGTATGAATAATCGAATCAATACATCAAATAAACTAATAGTAAAGCAATTACAGGCCAACGTTTAATGCACGAGTTAGATGGAAATCATGTGATCTGATCTCCGCGATTCTTACTGTAATTAATTAGGAATATAATCTTTAAATTATGGTATGATAGACATTATTAATTAGTATTTAATTGTTTACTATAATTCATATTATGTTGTAtcattatataatatatattttctcTGAATAAAGTAAGATTTCTACCTAAAGATTTGACATATAAGATTGTCATTTAGACATCACgactataatatatttatagaattttttttttcaaatgaagtgTGTAACCAACGGATGCTGAGCTAATACTTTCCGATTATCCTGGCCGTTGGAAAATTTATATATGACTAATCGATCATCTCAAAACTAATCAATAAGACTAACTAAATTTATCATTAGTttgatatatattaattttttaactgATCATACTCCaaccttattttttttcataaatcacGACTCTTCAATTTGCAAATCAACCCATAATGATTTATAAAGCAGAATGGTAAGAAAATGTTAGGCATTCTGTGTATATGAATTATAAACACATTTAGAGACATTTGGACAATGCTGGTAGAATATGGGATAAACTAGATCAATTTTCAATACGGATAAAATAACTAATTAAGTGTCTAATCTTTTTTCTTGTAAAAAGTCATTATATTAggataaaatatttccttaatttATCTCAAATATTTAAGTAGGGCCAAAAATGCTAATTATCTGAGATGagtgttattatttttttctaataaaaTATGGGATAAAATAATAATTGTGAAACTGTAAGGAGTTTTATAAAAACTACTTGTGTGGCGATGATAAATATGACATCTTTAAAAAGATCATCACCAATGCAAAGTTTGTTaaagatttataaaatttaaaaacctcATTCAAAAAACTTTTATGACTGTGCGCACAGTTGAGGtttgagatttttaattaagatATTTGAGTTTTCAAACATGTTTTTTCTTTTGAAGATGGAGCTAATAATTAATGTACATGATGATTGatcttttttaaataattaaaaaataaattatttgatgaattaattataatatttcagtttataaataattagtaataattaaaattatatattttaaaaaaaataaatatatttgagataagttaaaaaaatataaaatgactataattaaatttataaaataattaaatattaaataaaatgataaattatattaaattataaattataaattaaaatgctCATTTAACGTTCTTAAAATTTTAACCATTATAGAAatatttcaataatattttataatattaatgTGACagattaaaattctaaaaaaaaaaactcattcaaAGCTTAACAATGGGAGACGCCCTAATCTCGATATTATGGACCCGAGAGCGTGTTACAGAGTGCAACGTGCAGCCTTGCAATGGCGTCCGCCGTTATTTTcttgtgtttcttcttcttcctcctctgcacTTCTCACGCAGCAAATGATATTGATACACAAGCCAACTTCCTCAATTGCTTTCTTGAAGCAACCGGAggatcttcctcttctccttcgaTGATCTACACTCCCAACGACACCTCTAATTTCGCCACCCTCTACCGCTCCTCCATCCAAAACCTCCGCTTCCTCTCCTCCGGCGCAGAGACTCCCTCCTTCCTCATCCTCCCCTCCGTCGCCCACGACGCGCAGGCCGCAGTCCTCTGCGGCCGCATTCATGGCGTCCGCCTCCGCGTCCGCAGCGGCGGCCATGACTACGAGGGCCTCTCCTACGTCTCCTTCACCAGTACTGATGAACCGTTTGCCGTCCTCGACCTCTCTGGCCTTCGTTCCATCGAGGTAGACGCCGCAGACCATACCGCCTGGGTCGGCGCTGGCGCCACCCTCGGCGAGGTGTACTACAACGTGGCTGCCGCCAGCCCCACTGATGGGTTCCCTGCCGGCATCTGCTCCACGGTCGGTGTCGGTGGGCACATGAGCGGCGGCGGCTTTGGGTCGCTGCTGAGGAAGTACGGCCTCGCCGCAGACAACGTCGTTGATGTCAGGATGGTCAACGCCGAGGGCGAGCTGTTGACCAGGGAGACCATGGGGGAAGACTTGTTTTGGGCGATAAGAGGAGGCGGCGCGGCGAACTTCGGCATCGTCGTGGCCTACAAGTTGCGACTCGTTCCGGTGCCGCCCAAACTGACGGTGTTCTCCGTTAGCAGAACGCTGGGGCAGGGTGCGACGAGGTTGCTGCATTCATGGCAGAGCATCGCGCCGTGGCTCGCCGACGATCTATGGATCAGGTCCTCGGTGATTGCGATCGGAGAAGCGCCGGTGAACCGCACGATCCAGGCCACATTCCAAGGCCTGTTCCTTGGGCCGCTTGGCGCGACGCTTGCTGCCATCAATATGAGCTTCCCTGA is drawn from Zingiber officinale cultivar Zhangliang chromosome 1B, Zo_v1.1, whole genome shotgun sequence and contains these coding sequences:
- the LOC122042284 gene encoding berberine bridge enzyme-like 18, whose protein sequence is MASAVIFLCFFFFLLCTSHAANDIDTQANFLNCFLEATGGSSSSPSMIYTPNDTSNFATLYRSSIQNLRFLSSGAETPSFLILPSVAHDAQAAVLCGRIHGVRLRVRSGGHDYEGLSYVSFTSTDEPFAVLDLSGLRSIEVDAADHTAWVGAGATLGEVYYNVAAASPTDGFPAGICSTVGVGGHMSGGGFGSLLRKYGLAADNVVDVRMVNAEGELLTRETMGEDLFWAIRGGGAANFGIVVAYKLRLVPVPPKLTVFSVSRTLGQGATRLLHSWQSIAPWLADDLWIRSSVIAIGEAPVNRTIQATFQGLFLGPLGATLAAINMSFPELGVRAEDCNELSWVESTLYFGGHALNNTRALLNRRPAFNSSFKGKSDFVREPISEKAWEGIWKVMMEGEEEPLEMIFEPWGGRLWEIEDDAIAFPHRKGNLYNIQYFMRWFETQTEMTERHLTWMRRLYEEMTPHVSSNPRAAYLNYKDIDLGSSTEEGRTNYTEASAWGRRYFLSNFEKLAKVKARVDPENYFWNEQGIPPFAA